The Methanobacterium sp. genome window below encodes:
- a CDS encoding DUF4258 domain-containing protein, with protein MNDIDLENVPPTLAATSKKQIIFTYHALEKMYDRELAESWIIDSLINQKPQGILKQDLNKFRMYYVHPAKDGYDLIIVIAIVNSPEKVIRVVTTYEQNEKVRVRK; from the coding sequence ATGAATGATATTGATTTAGAAAATGTACCGCCAACTTTAGCTGCTACTTCAAAAAAGCAGATTATTTTCACATATCATGCACTTGAAAAGATGTATGATCGGGAGTTAGCTGAAAGCTGGATTATTGATTCATTGATTAATCAGAAACCCCAGGGGATATTAAAACAAGATTTAAATAAATTTAGGATGTATTATGTTCATCCAGCAAAAGATGGGTATGATTTAATTATTGTGATTGCAATTGTTAATTCTCCCGAAAAAGTTATAAGAGTAGTAACCACATATGAACAAAATGAAAAAGTAAGGGTGCGTAAATAA
- a CDS encoding AAA family ATPase translates to MIIKTVVLENFKSHLNTGIDFNTGISIIMGDNGAGKSSILESISFALFKEYASKKMDKLINNEKNQMKVTIEFIANGRTYKVVRKRKRNSSPESMLYVEDNGRFSVIEKGDSAVSNEVEKIIDLDKNLFLNAVYVRQGEIANLVTKNPAEKKEMMGRLLGVQNLENSWKNMKFVIDDYRKQEIRINGKLENLGNAEEDLKKKENKMDELTSRILDMESKLGKTEEKLGKLKTVKEFFDKKELMFNKVKQDIEHGDLTLNRLKKLEEKLSNQLIDIEKKEAQIEKIKPEIGKISVLENLKDKILNLRELENEKVHIEKSLKKIEFFKNIIAQNKDFYDNFIALELQINELSNSRKEFEGSDVLKNRIERDIKDISVKIEELENTIYSKLKVYGELLEEEIDSIDELESYLQTKKVDIETNLKQNLNQINEFNSKISDLKGQNKEINKAIEELENAEDTCPVCESDLDENRREELLNKYKIQIEDNNNEISSYNENLKIWKSEREFLEKRKIEVDKINIDILKKDSRDLKRNKIEIDERKLQLIEVEKSVESLMDIDLKLNEKIALKEELKDKYQKYLGAQNSLNAMENPEELLESFNQIEDKIGALKSEINKLCMEINVKEDQVKTELDDLREIKETLDRLSGEVKAKESILKNLNDTEVEIVTVSREIENQKEEIIQIGYESKKHKQAGDDLNKCQNELENMQKEIGSLKGQLKTTGERIGELKKEIKIYLNDKKELEKIGRFIELLNEIRKLYGKDGLQKDLRNKSRPLIERNTLDFFNKFNFEYSDMKLDENYDATLFGPSGENTLDMISGGEIIAVAIALRLGIAKTLVKGNLELMILDEPTVHLDSYRRHELIDVIKKLSVIPQMIIVTHDAGLEEAAHNILRIKKENGISAIED, encoded by the coding sequence GTGATTATTAAAACAGTTGTGCTTGAAAATTTTAAATCTCATTTAAATACAGGAATTGATTTTAATACAGGAATTTCTATAATTATGGGAGATAATGGAGCAGGAAAATCCAGTATTCTTGAATCAATTAGTTTTGCGCTTTTTAAAGAATATGCCAGTAAAAAAATGGATAAACTCATAAATAATGAAAAAAATCAGATGAAGGTCACTATAGAATTCATTGCTAATGGCAGGACATACAAAGTCGTTCGAAAAAGAAAAAGAAATTCCAGTCCAGAATCTATGCTTTATGTTGAAGATAATGGTCGATTTTCAGTAATAGAAAAAGGAGATTCAGCAGTAAGTAATGAAGTTGAAAAAATTATTGATCTGGATAAAAATCTATTTTTAAATGCTGTATATGTAAGACAGGGTGAAATTGCTAATCTGGTTACCAAAAATCCTGCAGAAAAAAAAGAGATGATGGGAAGACTTTTAGGTGTTCAAAACCTTGAAAATTCCTGGAAAAACATGAAATTTGTAATTGATGATTATAGAAAGCAGGAAATTCGAATTAATGGCAAACTCGAAAATTTAGGAAATGCTGAAGAAGATTTAAAGAAAAAAGAAAATAAAATGGATGAATTAACTTCAAGAATTTTGGATATGGAATCAAAATTAGGTAAAACCGAAGAAAAACTGGGTAAATTAAAAACAGTTAAAGAATTTTTTGATAAAAAGGAATTAATGTTCAATAAAGTAAAGCAGGATATTGAACATGGGGACCTAACACTCAATAGACTTAAGAAACTTGAAGAAAAGCTGTCTAACCAACTTATCGATATAGAAAAAAAAGAGGCACAAATAGAAAAAATAAAACCTGAAATAGGTAAAATCAGTGTCTTAGAAAACCTTAAGGATAAAATTTTAAATTTAAGGGAATTAGAAAATGAAAAGGTACATATAGAAAAATCTCTTAAAAAAATTGAATTTTTTAAAAATATTATAGCTCAAAATAAAGATTTTTATGATAATTTTATAGCTTTAGAACTTCAAATAAATGAATTAAGTAATTCAAGGAAAGAATTTGAGGGTAGTGACGTATTAAAAAATAGGATTGAACGTGATATCAAAGATATTTCTGTAAAGATAGAAGAATTAGAAAATACCATTTATAGCAAGCTTAAAGTATATGGAGAACTTCTTGAAGAAGAAATAGATTCCATAGATGAACTGGAATCATATCTGCAAACAAAAAAAGTAGACATTGAAACTAACCTTAAACAGAATTTGAATCAAATTAATGAATTTAATTCAAAAATTTCAGATCTTAAAGGGCAGAATAAAGAAATAAATAAAGCAATTGAGGAATTAGAAAACGCTGAAGATACATGTCCTGTATGTGAATCTGACCTGGATGAAAATAGAAGGGAAGAGTTACTGAATAAATACAAAATACAGATTGAGGATAATAACAACGAAATATCTTCTTATAATGAGAATTTAAAGATATGGAAGTCTGAAAGAGAATTTTTAGAGAAAAGGAAGATTGAAGTTGATAAAATTAATATTGACATTCTTAAAAAGGATTCAAGAGATCTAAAAAGGAATAAAATCGAAATTGATGAAAGGAAGCTTCAATTAATTGAAGTAGAAAAATCAGTTGAAAGTTTAATGGACATTGATTTGAAATTGAATGAAAAAATTGCTTTAAAAGAAGAATTAAAGGATAAGTATCAAAAATATCTTGGAGCTCAAAATTCCTTAAATGCAATGGAAAACCCTGAAGAGCTTTTAGAATCTTTTAATCAAATTGAAGATAAGATTGGGGCTTTAAAATCTGAAATTAATAAACTTTGCATGGAAATCAATGTTAAAGAGGATCAGGTAAAGACCGAACTTGATGATCTACGAGAAATTAAGGAAACACTGGATAGATTAAGTGGTGAGGTGAAGGCTAAAGAGAGTATTTTAAAGAATTTAAATGATACTGAAGTTGAAATAGTAACTGTTTCCAGGGAAATAGAAAATCAAAAAGAGGAAATTATTCAAATAGGCTATGAAAGCAAAAAGCACAAACAGGCTGGGGATGACCTGAATAAATGCCAGAATGAATTAGAGAATATGCAAAAAGAGATTGGTAGTCTCAAAGGTCAATTAAAGACTACTGGTGAGAGAATAGGTGAGCTTAAAAAAGAAATTAAGATTTATCTAAATGATAAGAAAGAGTTAGAGAAAATTGGTAGATTTATTGAACTATTAAATGAAATAAGAAAATTATACGGAAAGGATGGACTTCAAAAGGATCTTAGAAATAAATCAAGACCATTAATAGAAAGGAACACCCTCGATTTCTTTAACAAGTTTAATTTTGAGTATTCAGATATGAAACTGGATGAAAATTACGATGCGACTTTATTTGGCCCTTCTGGTGAAAATACACTGGATATGATTAGCGGTGGAGAAATTATAGCAGTTGCAATTGCTTTAAGACTTGGAATTGCTAAAACCCTGGTTAAAGGTAACTTAGAATTGATGATACTTGACGAACCTACAGTTCATCTTGACTCTTACCGCAGACATGAATTAATAGATGTGATTAAAAAGCTTTCAGTCATACCTCAAATGATAATTGTTACTCATGATGCAGGTTTAGAAGAAGCTGCCCATAATATTCTAAGAATTAAAAAAGAAAATGGCATATCTGCAATAGAAGACTGA
- a CDS encoding DNA repair exonuclease, with amino-acid sequence MRFAHIADTHLGYRQYGLFEREIDFYHHYNRLIDKIIEERPDFVIHSGDLFETSRPPTKALLTAQESFLKFKEEKIPVYAIAGNHDIVMRKNALPPQVLYKKFGLKLIGSKNPYYNHDGIFIGGSPYRSKYHSKSLLKSIKAIENESKNYKNRILVLHQAIDKYLPFEYEMKIGDLPDSFNYYALGHLHARILEDFGEGKLAYPGCPEIWRMDELGNYKKRGKGFNLVDMEEDIPAVEEVNVKISRKILQRRIQYSNFDDEIKQLRELILKIDKKPIVELIIEGKSYNRSLVHENLNKLFRDITLQIRPKYKSETAFEPSIIETETLNIQDLMIEMLNEYDKEVSDFAVALFERLSSGHNEEAAVITRKFYEEFQ; translated from the coding sequence GAAGAAAGACCTGACTTTGTTATCCATTCTGGTGATCTTTTTGAAACCTCAAGACCTCCAACAAAAGCACTTCTAACAGCCCAGGAAAGTTTTTTAAAATTCAAGGAAGAGAAAATCCCTGTTTATGCAATTGCAGGTAACCATGATATTGTAATGAGAAAGAATGCTCTTCCCCCTCAGGTTTTATACAAAAAATTTGGTTTAAAATTAATTGGATCAAAAAATCCTTATTATAACCATGATGGTATTTTTATAGGAGGATCACCTTACAGATCCAAATACCATTCTAAATCTCTCTTAAAAAGTATTAAAGCCATTGAAAATGAATCTAAAAACTATAAAAACAGAATTTTAGTCTTACATCAAGCTATAGATAAATATTTACCCTTTGAATATGAAATGAAGATAGGTGACCTACCAGATTCATTTAATTATTATGCTTTAGGCCACCTTCATGCCAGAATATTAGAAGATTTTGGAGAAGGTAAATTAGCTTATCCCGGATGCCCTGAAATCTGGAGAATGGATGAACTTGGAAACTACAAGAAAAGGGGCAAGGGATTTAACCTTGTTGACATGGAAGAAGATATTCCTGCAGTTGAAGAGGTTAACGTCAAAATATCACGTAAAATTCTTCAAAGAAGGATTCAATATTCTAATTTTGATGATGAAATCAAACAATTAAGAGAGTTAATCCTTAAAATAGATAAAAAGCCTATTGTAGAATTAATAATTGAAGGAAAATCCTATAATCGATCTTTAGTACATGAAAATTTAAATAAACTCTTTAGAGATATTACTTTACAGATACGTCCAAAATATAAGTCTGAAACGGCCTTTGAACCTTCAATTATTGAAACAGAAACATTAAATATCCAGGATCTAATGATAGAAATGTTAAATGAATACGACAAAGAAGTCTCTGATTTTGCTGTTGCTTTATTTGAAAGACTTTCATCAGGTCATAATGAGGAAGCGGCAGTGATAACCAGGAAATTCTATGAGGAATTCCAGTGA
- a CDS encoding DUF2283 domain-containing protein gives MNKKDSFKMDKDYDVQNDVLYLHVIDDYEYKESLEIEGNIIVDFDKNYVPVALEILDASKFLNVSKFSLKNLIKWDMNIQVTEDSIKVKASFIVPVRQKEVEKPLLAEAMNDINLPIIQTHFNLAEA, from the coding sequence ATGAATAAAAAAGATTCATTTAAAATGGATAAAGATTACGACGTACAAAATGATGTTTTGTATCTTCATGTGATAGATGATTATGAATATAAGGAATCTCTTGAAATAGAAGGCAATATAATTGTAGATTTTGATAAAAATTATGTGCCTGTTGCTTTAGAAATATTAGATGCATCTAAATTTCTAAATGTAAGTAAATTTTCATTGAAAAATCTCATTAAGTGGGATATGAATATTCAGGTAACTGAAGATTCAATTAAAGTTAAAGCTTCATTTATAGTACCTGTAAGGCAAAAAGAAGTAGAAAAACCTCTTTTAGCTGAAGCTATGAATGACATTAATTTACCGATTATACAAACTCATTTTAATTTAGCAGAGGCATAA